The following proteins are co-located in the Alkalidesulfovibrio alkalitolerans DSM 16529 genome:
- a CDS encoding PilZ domain-containing protein — MDTAGTILVFSENPGTGKALMAVLAKLGLTDVAVATSPQEAAKVLFGGKMRLAVIDHVPGSSQTVALIKALREQERTRLLPLLILAEPGEKALAAFAAKDERTTCVAKPLAAQAFTAALKNLLAQAKAPGAPAKDAAPGASPSDQALRDLALLLRDRKGAEAVILAESLITAHGTRTDLLMALALARHLLGETDNYVATLSRIIGIEPDTPEPARQDQPAAAAAPASGRGNAASSKSGLRGVWASLPPPERRQKARQLYSPSHAKRNALRIFTPFWSAGAPGGEGRLQLVDLSFGGLCMEAPRPAVARGAEFVIDLYVKDELALPGVKIRVVRVEDETVGCTFRELDRQTESLLNQRLHEEQKKGVAATGEPGVPSTKKVIKLSF; from the coding sequence ATGGACACAGCGGGCACAATTCTGGTGTTTTCCGAAAATCCGGGGACCGGCAAGGCGCTCATGGCCGTGCTGGCCAAGCTCGGGCTTACCGACGTCGCGGTCGCCACCTCTCCCCAGGAGGCGGCCAAGGTATTGTTCGGGGGAAAGATGCGGCTCGCGGTCATCGACCATGTGCCGGGATCGTCCCAGACAGTGGCCCTCATCAAGGCTCTGCGCGAGCAGGAACGTACCCGCCTTCTTCCCCTTCTGATCCTTGCCGAGCCAGGCGAGAAGGCCCTGGCGGCCTTCGCCGCCAAGGACGAGCGAACCACGTGCGTGGCGAAACCCCTGGCCGCCCAAGCCTTCACCGCCGCTCTCAAAAACCTGCTCGCCCAGGCCAAAGCACCCGGCGCGCCTGCCAAGGACGCCGCTCCTGGCGCGTCGCCGAGCGATCAGGCCCTGCGCGACTTGGCCCTGCTGCTGCGTGACCGCAAGGGCGCGGAGGCCGTGATCCTCGCGGAATCACTCATCACGGCCCACGGCACGCGCACCGACCTGCTCATGGCTCTGGCGCTGGCCCGCCATCTACTCGGGGAAACAGACAATTACGTCGCAACGCTCTCGCGTATCATCGGCATAGAGCCTGACACGCCCGAACCGGCCCGGCAAGATCAGCCAGCCGCAGCAGCAGCGCCAGCCTCTGGCCGGGGCAACGCCGCAAGTTCCAAGAGTGGACTCAGGGGCGTCTGGGCAAGCCTCCCACCTCCCGAACGAAGACAAAAGGCCCGGCAACTCTATTCGCCCAGCCATGCCAAGCGAAACGCCCTTCGCATCTTCACCCCTTTCTGGAGCGCAGGCGCGCCAGGCGGCGAGGGGCGTCTGCAACTCGTGGACCTCTCCTTCGGCGGCCTGTGCATGGAGGCTCCGCGACCCGCCGTGGCGCGCGGCGCGGAGTTCGTCATCGACCTCTACGTCAAGGACGAGCTTGCCCTGCCGGGCGTGAAGATCCGGGTCGTGCGAGTAGAGGACGAAACCGTGGGTTGTACGTTCCGCGAACTCGACCGACAGACCGAATCGCTCTTGAACCAACGGCTGCACGAAGAGCAGAAAAAAGGCGTGGCCGCGACCGGCGAACCGGGCGTGCCCAGCACCAAGAAAGTCATCAAGCTTTCGTTTTGA
- a CDS encoding redoxin domain-containing protein, with amino-acid sequence MRVGRKFLSAVILGLCATAFVIGAAQAVNVFYGEAKKPIDSELKVAVGQEAPDFTLPSILGGKVTLSDFRGRKHVVLSFVPAAFTPVCSEQFPAYNLGREMIEARGAVVIGITTDNVPSLFAWCREMGGVWFPVVSDFFPHGATAARYGLLRGDGTSERAEIIVDKNGIIRTIMVHEIDKQPDLETLIKELDKLQEN; translated from the coding sequence ATGCGTGTCGGCAGGAAATTTCTCTCCGCCGTGATCCTGGGGCTTTGCGCGACGGCGTTCGTGATCGGCGCGGCTCAGGCGGTGAATGTGTTTTACGGAGAAGCCAAGAAGCCCATCGACAGTGAACTGAAGGTCGCTGTGGGCCAGGAAGCTCCGGATTTCACCCTGCCCTCGATCCTGGGCGGCAAGGTCACGCTTTCCGACTTTCGGGGCAGAAAGCACGTGGTGCTCTCCTTCGTGCCCGCCGCCTTCACGCCTGTGTGCTCGGAGCAGTTCCCCGCCTACAATCTGGGCAGGGAGATGATCGAGGCGCGCGGGGCCGTGGTCATCGGCATCACCACGGACAACGTGCCCTCGCTCTTCGCCTGGTGCCGGGAGATGGGCGGGGTCTGGTTCCCCGTGGTCTCGGACTTCTTTCCGCACGGGGCCACGGCGGCGCGCTACGGGCTTTTGCGCGGCGACGGCACGAGCGAGCGAGCCGAGATCATCGTGGACAAGAACGGCATCATCCGCACCATCATGGTCCACGAAATCGACAAGCAGCCCGATCTGGAAACGCTGATCAAGGAACTCGACAAGCTTCAGGAGAACTAA
- a CDS encoding TlpA family protein disulfide reductase: protein MSRMIAFRLALACGLVLLTASLVLALPPAGKSFPALDLAAPDREADLDYLGLPKDAPTYRIEDVDAPFVLVQFFNVYCMHCQAEAPDVQKLFAAVSDGDLAEKLKMTSVAMGNTAFEIRVFREKYGLTLPMSTDESFAAHKALGAPGTPAYVLVRNPKDKGGRATVLFSGEGRFVSWEKFLDTVRSKVKEE from the coding sequence ATGTCTAGGATGATCGCCTTTCGCTTGGCCCTGGCCTGCGGTCTGGTTCTTCTGACCGCCTCCCTCGTTCTGGCCCTGCCTCCGGCGGGCAAGAGCTTTCCGGCTCTGGATCTGGCCGCTCCCGACCGGGAGGCGGACCTCGACTACCTGGGGCTGCCCAAGGACGCGCCGACCTACCGCATCGAGGACGTGGACGCGCCCTTCGTGCTCGTGCAGTTTTTCAACGTCTACTGCATGCACTGTCAGGCCGAGGCCCCGGACGTGCAGAAGCTCTTCGCGGCCGTTTCCGACGGCGATCTGGCGGAAAAGCTCAAGATGACGAGCGTGGCGATGGGCAATACTGCTTTCGAAATCAGGGTCTTCCGCGAGAAGTATGGTCTGACCCTGCCCATGAGCACGGACGAGAGCTTCGCGGCCCACAAGGCCCTGGGCGCGCCCGGCACGCCCGCCTACGTGTTGGTGCGAAATCCCAAGGACAAGGGAGGAAGGGCCACGGTACTCTTTTCGGGCGAAGGGCGCTTCGTCTCCTGGGAAAAGTTTCTCGATACCGTCCGCTCCAAGGTGAAGGAGGAGTAG
- a CDS encoding thiamine pyrophosphate-dependent enzyme — translation MVSIEEYGEFETAWCPGCGNFSILNSMKKALTGLGLSPHQVCLVSGIGQAAKAPHYLRCNVFNGLHGRALPPAQAIKLANPGLTVVAESGDGCNYGEGGNHFLAAIRRNVDITLVAHDNQIYGLTKGQASPTTMQGMKTKAQPFGAPSAAFNPVAVAVTMGASFVARGFAGEMDHLVDLIQQAVRHKGFSLVDVFQPCVSFNKVNTYAWYKERVKKLDATHDPTDAQAALRAAMTFGEEIPIGVIWKNTERRPFEEMLPTSGGRSLASAKPDHGALRRVMESYV, via the coding sequence ATGGTTTCCATCGAGGAATATGGCGAATTCGAAACCGCTTGGTGTCCGGGCTGCGGCAACTTCTCCATTCTCAATTCCATGAAGAAGGCCCTGACGGGCTTGGGCCTGTCGCCGCATCAGGTCTGCCTGGTTTCGGGCATCGGCCAGGCGGCCAAGGCCCCGCACTACCTCAGGTGCAACGTCTTCAACGGGCTGCACGGCCGCGCCTTGCCGCCCGCCCAGGCCATCAAGCTGGCTAATCCGGGGTTGACCGTCGTCGCCGAGTCCGGCGACGGCTGCAATTACGGCGAGGGCGGCAACCATTTTCTGGCGGCCATCCGGCGCAACGTGGACATCACCCTGGTGGCCCACGACAACCAGATCTACGGCCTGACCAAGGGGCAGGCCAGCCCCACGACCATGCAGGGCATGAAGACCAAGGCCCAGCCCTTCGGCGCGCCATCGGCGGCCTTCAACCCCGTGGCCGTGGCCGTGACCATGGGCGCGTCCTTCGTGGCCCGGGGATTCGCGGGCGAGATGGACCATCTCGTGGATCTCATCCAGCAGGCCGTGCGCCACAAGGGCTTCTCCCTGGTGGACGTGTTCCAGCCCTGCGTCTCCTTCAACAAGGTCAACACCTACGCCTGGTACAAGGAGCGCGTGAAGAAGCTCGACGCCACGCACGATCCCACGGATGCTCAGGCGGCCTTGCGCGCGGCCATGACCTTCGGGGAGGAGATTCCCATCGGCGTCATCTGGAAGAACACCGAGCGCCGTCCCTTCGAGGAAATGCTGCCCACTTCGGGCGGCAGGTCCCTGGCGTCGGCCAAACCCGATCACGGCGCGCTGCGCCGCGTGATGGAGTCATATGTCTAG
- a CDS encoding 2-oxoacid:acceptor oxidoreductase subunit alpha, with amino-acid sequence MAAVNVCIGGEAGQGLVTVGALITKALVRSGYEINVYQDYLSRIRGGHNTYRVRFGPDPVLAPCEAIDVLVCLGKETFPLFRDSLSERAVVVAGEDMAVDWPRVFRVPFKDLAGKAIYENTVALGVLASTICLDVAVLEELLDDTFRKKGDKIVAANVEVLRRSFAWKEGQESIFECPAPPAGTRGRMALNGNEAIALGAMAAGCNFVSFYPMTPSTSVPLTLIQHAQETGVVVEQAEDEIAAINMVLGASYAGARALTATSGGGFALMCEGVSLAGMIEQPLVIVLAMRPGPATGLPTRTEQGDLNLALYSGHGEFPRAILSPGTAEQCFWLTHRAFDQAEKWQGPAFVLTDQYQADCYSAVRPFDLDALPPVSAPLQKPDDEEGYVRFAPNEETGVSPRALPGLSKALVVVDSDEHTPDGHITEDLGVRTAMVHKRAKKLDGLRADALAPEYFGHEQPKTLLVCWGSTRGAALEAMERLSASGETAGVLHFGQVYPLRPNDFLHRFEKAGRVVCVEGNLTGQFADLVHRESGYRIERKVLRYDGAPFTPEYILAGLAGLE; translated from the coding sequence ATGGCGGCGGTCAACGTGTGCATCGGCGGCGAGGCCGGACAGGGGCTGGTCACGGTCGGCGCCCTCATCACCAAGGCGCTGGTGCGCTCCGGCTATGAAATCAACGTCTATCAGGACTATCTTTCCCGCATTCGCGGCGGTCACAACACCTACCGCGTGCGCTTCGGCCCAGATCCGGTGCTCGCGCCGTGCGAGGCTATCGACGTGCTCGTCTGCCTGGGCAAGGAGACCTTCCCGTTGTTTCGGGATTCCCTGTCCGAGCGGGCGGTGGTCGTGGCCGGTGAGGACATGGCCGTGGACTGGCCGCGCGTCTTCCGCGTGCCCTTCAAGGATCTCGCGGGCAAGGCCATCTACGAGAACACCGTGGCCCTTGGCGTCCTGGCCTCGACCATCTGTCTGGACGTGGCCGTGCTCGAGGAGCTTCTCGACGACACCTTCCGCAAGAAGGGCGACAAGATCGTCGCGGCCAACGTGGAGGTGCTGCGCCGCTCCTTCGCCTGGAAGGAGGGGCAGGAATCCATCTTTGAATGCCCGGCCCCGCCTGCCGGGACGCGGGGCCGCATGGCCTTGAACGGCAACGAGGCCATCGCGCTCGGCGCGATGGCCGCAGGCTGCAACTTCGTCTCGTTCTACCCCATGACCCCGTCCACGTCCGTGCCCCTCACCCTAATCCAGCACGCGCAGGAGACGGGTGTGGTGGTGGAGCAGGCCGAGGATGAGATCGCGGCTATCAACATGGTGCTCGGCGCTTCCTACGCGGGCGCGCGGGCGCTCACGGCCACCTCGGGCGGCGGCTTCGCCCTGATGTGCGAGGGCGTCTCGCTCGCGGGCATGATCGAACAGCCGTTGGTCATCGTCCTGGCAATGCGGCCGGGCCCGGCTACGGGCCTGCCCACGCGCACCGAGCAGGGCGACCTGAACTTGGCGCTTTATTCCGGGCACGGCGAGTTCCCCAGAGCCATCTTGAGTCCCGGCACGGCGGAACAGTGCTTCTGGCTCACGCATCGGGCCTTCGACCAGGCCGAGAAGTGGCAGGGGCCCGCGTTCGTGCTCACGGACCAGTATCAGGCCGACTGCTATTCGGCGGTGCGGCCCTTTGACCTGGACGCCCTGCCGCCGGTGAGCGCGCCGCTGCAAAAGCCCGACGACGAGGAGGGCTACGTGCGCTTCGCCCCGAACGAAGAGACCGGGGTTTCGCCGCGCGCGCTGCCCGGCCTTTCCAAGGCCCTGGTGGTCGTGGATTCGGACGAGCACACGCCTGACGGCCACATCACCGAGGATTTGGGCGTGCGTACGGCCATGGTGCACAAAAGAGCCAAAAAGCTCGACGGGCTTCGCGCTGACGCCCTCGCCCCGGAGTACTTCGGCCACGAACAGCCGAAGACGCTTCTCGTCTGCTGGGGGTCTACGCGTGGCGCGGCCCTGGAAGCCATGGAGCGTCTTTCGGCCTCGGGAGAGACGGCCGGAGTGTTGCACTTCGGTCAGGTCTACCCCCTGCGGCCGAACGATTTCCTGCACCGCTTCGAGAAGGCGGGGAGGGTGGTCTGCGTGGAGGGCAACCTGACCGGGCAGTTCGCCGATCTGGTGCACCGCGAAAGCGGCTACCGCATCGAGCGCAAGGTGCTGCGGTACGATGGCGCGCCCTTCACGCCGGAATACATCCTGGCCGGCCTTGCGGGCTTGGAATAA
- a CDS encoding ferritin produces the protein MLHEKMEQALNEQIKWELWSGYLYLSMGSWFASRGLPGFSAWMRNQAAEELFHAMKMFDFVIERGGRAVLQTVEAPKCEWESPLNVMRSGLTHEGEVTGRINALVDLAQSLKDHASANFLQWFVAEQVEEEASFGDVVAKLEMIGDGGALYMLDKELGARTFVWPANGE, from the coding sequence ATGCTGCACGAAAAGATGGAACAAGCCCTGAATGAACAGATCAAGTGGGAGCTTTGGTCGGGCTACCTGTATCTCTCCATGGGCTCGTGGTTCGCCTCCAGGGGGCTTCCCGGCTTTTCCGCCTGGATGCGCAATCAGGCCGCCGAGGAACTCTTCCACGCCATGAAGATGTTCGATTTCGTCATCGAGCGCGGCGGACGCGCCGTGTTGCAGACCGTGGAAGCGCCCAAGTGCGAGTGGGAGTCGCCGCTCAACGTCATGCGCTCCGGCCTTACGCACGAGGGCGAGGTCACTGGCCGCATCAACGCCCTGGTCGATCTGGCCCAGTCGCTTAAGGATCACGCCAGCGCCAACTTCCTGCAGTGGTTCGTGGCCGAGCAGGTGGAGGAAGAAGCCAGCTTTGGCGATGTCGTGGCCAAGCTCGAAATGATCGGCGACGGCGGCGCGCTCTACATGCTCGACAAGGAACTGGGCGCGCGGACCTTCGTCTGGCCCGCAAACGGCGAGTAG
- the nifU gene encoding Fe-S cluster assembly protein NifU has translation MWEYTDKVREHFLNPRNAGDLPDANAVGEVGSLACGDALKLFLKINDQGVIEDARFQTFGCASAIASSSVLTEMLKGKTVDEAKTITNKDIAEMLGGLPKEKMHCSVMGQEALEAALKGFLGEKVEAYEPEGELVCKCFGVTDVQIRRAIRENDLKSVEDITNFTKAGGGCGDCLERLGEILDEERGKPKAEKSVTEPARKMTNLQRMMLVTKIIDEEIRPSLKKDGGDIELVDIEGVNVIVALRGACVGCPSSQLTLKNLVEQRLREAVDPAITVSQA, from the coding sequence ATGTGGGAATACACGGACAAGGTCCGCGAACACTTTCTGAATCCGCGCAACGCGGGCGACCTGCCCGACGCCAACGCAGTTGGCGAAGTGGGAAGTTTGGCCTGCGGCGATGCGCTGAAGCTTTTCCTGAAGATCAACGACCAGGGAGTGATCGAGGACGCCCGCTTCCAGACCTTCGGCTGCGCCTCGGCCATCGCGTCAAGCTCCGTGCTCACGGAGATGCTCAAGGGTAAGACCGTTGACGAGGCCAAGACCATCACCAACAAGGACATCGCCGAGATGCTCGGCGGCCTGCCCAAGGAGAAGATGCACTGCTCGGTGATGGGCCAGGAGGCCCTGGAAGCGGCGCTCAAGGGCTTTCTGGGCGAGAAGGTCGAAGCCTACGAGCCCGAGGGCGAACTGGTCTGCAAATGCTTCGGCGTCACCGACGTTCAGATCCGCCGCGCCATCCGCGAGAACGACCTGAAGAGCGTCGAGGACATCACCAACTTCACCAAGGCCGGAGGCGGCTGCGGCGACTGTCTGGAGCGCCTGGGCGAGATCCTGGACGAGGAGCGCGGCAAGCCGAAGGCGGAAAAGTCCGTGACCGAGCCAGCCAGGAAGATGACCAACTTGCAGCGCATGATGCTCGTGACCAAAATCATCGACGAGGAGATCAGGCCGAGCCTGAAGAAGGACGGCGGCGACATCGAACTCGTGGACATCGAGGGCGTGAACGTGATCGTGGCCCTGCGAGGGGCCTGTGTGGGTTGTCCGTCCAGCCAGCTGACCCTGAAGAATTTGGTGGAACAGCGGCTGCGCGAGGCCGTGGACCCGGCCATCACCGTGAGCCAGGCATAA
- the nifS gene encoding cysteine desulfurase NifS, with the protein MQEIYLDNNATTRVDPAVLDEMMPFLTTLYGNPSSMHSFGGQVGRHMRLARERAAQCLGCTPEEIVFTACGTESDNTAINAALMAAPEKRHIVTTKVEHPAVLSYCKHLESRGFEVEFLSVDKEGHLDLDELRVSLRDDTAVVSVMYANNETGVIFPIPEIADICRERGVLLHTDAVQAVGKIPLDMKTLPVDFLALSGHKLHAPKGVGALYVRRGAPFRPFLIGGHQERGRRAGTENTASVVALGKAMELAAQGVGDENTRVRALRDRLENGLLSAIPESRVNGARDERLPNTSNISFKYVEGEAILLMLDQFGICASSGSACTSGSLEPSHVLRAMGVPFTFAHGSIRFSLSRFTTEAEIDTVLRELPPIIERLRVLSPFKAEGPEPLDAKPPCTC; encoded by the coding sequence ATGCAGGAAATCTATCTGGACAACAACGCCACGACGCGCGTGGACCCGGCCGTTCTTGACGAGATGATGCCCTTTTTGACCACGCTTTACGGCAACCCCTCCAGCATGCACTCCTTCGGCGGCCAAGTGGGCAGGCACATGCGCCTCGCGCGCGAGCGGGCGGCTCAATGCCTGGGCTGCACGCCCGAGGAAATCGTCTTCACCGCCTGCGGCACCGAGAGCGACAACACGGCCATCAACGCCGCGCTCATGGCCGCGCCCGAAAAGCGCCACATCGTGACCACCAAGGTGGAGCACCCGGCCGTGCTCTCCTACTGCAAGCACCTGGAAAGCCGGGGCTTCGAGGTCGAGTTCCTGTCCGTGGACAAGGAGGGCCATCTCGATCTCGACGAGCTTCGCGTCTCGCTTCGCGACGACACGGCCGTGGTCTCGGTGATGTACGCCAACAACGAGACCGGCGTGATCTTTCCCATCCCCGAGATCGCGGATATCTGCCGCGAGCGCGGCGTGCTTTTGCACACCGACGCCGTGCAGGCTGTGGGCAAGATCCCCCTGGACATGAAGACCCTGCCCGTGGATTTCCTGGCCCTCTCCGGCCACAAGCTGCACGCGCCCAAGGGCGTGGGCGCGCTTTACGTGCGCCGCGGCGCGCCGTTTCGGCCCTTCCTCATCGGCGGGCACCAGGAGCGCGGCCGCCGCGCGGGCACCGAGAACACGGCCTCCGTCGTGGCCCTGGGCAAGGCCATGGAACTCGCCGCGCAGGGCGTCGGAGACGAGAACACCCGCGTGCGGGCGCTGCGCGACCGGCTGGAGAACGGGCTGCTTTCGGCCATCCCCGAGTCGCGCGTGAACGGCGCGCGCGACGAGCGGCTGCCCAACACCTCGAACATCTCCTTCAAGTACGTCGAGGGCGAGGCCATCCTGCTCATGCTCGACCAGTTCGGCATCTGCGCCTCCTCGGGCTCGGCCTGCACCTCGGGCAGCCTTGAGCCCTCGCACGTGCTGCGGGCCATGGGCGTGCCCTTCACCTTCGCCCACGGCTCCATCCGCTTCTCGCTCTCGCGCTTCACCACCGAGGCCGAGATCGACACCGTGCTGCGCGAGCTGCCGCCGATCATCGAACGGCTGCGCGTGCTCTCGCCCTTCAAGGCGGAAGGGCCGGAGCCGCTCGACGCCAAACCGCCCTGCACCTGCTGA
- the cysK gene encoding cysteine synthase A, with protein MKIARNMLELVGGTPLVRLNRLSAGLSATVVAKLESRSPCFSVKDRIGLAMIEAAEKDGSLAPGGTIVEPTSGNTGIALAFAAAVRGYRVILTMPESMSLERRKMLAGLGAELVLTPAAEGMKGAIARARELAAELSAFMPMQFENPANPEIHRHTTAEEIWADTDGAVDVFVAGVGTGGTITGVGQVLKERKPGARIVAVEPELSPVLSGGAPGPHPIQGIGAGFVPPVLKTELIDEIITVSGDDAFATARRMMREEGIVCGISSGANAFAALKVAARPENAGKLVVFVVCDTGERYLSTPLFETN; from the coding sequence ATGAAGATCGCACGGAACATGCTGGAACTCGTCGGCGGCACGCCGCTGGTCAGGCTGAACCGGCTCTCGGCCGGGCTTTCGGCCACCGTGGTCGCCAAGCTCGAATCGAGGAGCCCCTGCTTCTCGGTCAAGGACCGCATCGGCCTGGCCATGATCGAGGCGGCCGAAAAAGACGGCAGCCTCGCGCCGGGCGGGACCATCGTGGAGCCCACCTCGGGCAACACCGGCATCGCCCTGGCCTTTGCCGCGGCCGTGCGCGGCTACCGGGTCATCCTGACCATGCCCGAGTCCATGAGCTTGGAGCGGCGCAAGATGCTCGCGGGGCTTGGCGCCGAACTGGTGCTGACCCCGGCCGCCGAGGGCATGAAAGGGGCCATCGCCCGCGCCCGCGAACTGGCGGCCGAGCTTTCCGCCTTCATGCCCATGCAGTTCGAGAACCCGGCCAACCCCGAAATCCACCGCCACACCACGGCCGAGGAGATCTGGGCCGACACGGACGGGGCCGTGGACGTCTTCGTGGCGGGCGTGGGCACGGGCGGCACCATCACCGGCGTGGGCCAGGTGCTCAAGGAGCGCAAGCCCGGCGCGCGCATCGTGGCCGTGGAGCCGGAACTAAGCCCCGTGCTCTCGGGCGGCGCGCCAGGGCCGCACCCCATCCAGGGCATCGGCGCGGGCTTCGTGCCGCCGGTGCTCAAGACCGAGCTCATCGACGAGATCATCACCGTCTCGGGCGACGACGCCTTCGCCACGGCCCGCCGCATGATGCGCGAGGAAGGCATCGTCTGCGGCATCTCGTCCGGGGCCAACGCCTTCGCGGCGCTCAAGGTGGCGGCGCGGCCCGAGAACGCGGGCAAGCTCGTGGTCTTCGTGGTCTGCGACACCGGCGAGCGCTATCTTTCCACTCCACTCTTCGAGACGAACTGA
- a CDS encoding serine O-acetyltransferase, which produces MANLNNGNGAYGSVIERVTGQLCEPGSYEGVYHRPKHEQPMPSLAALEEVMERLKAVLFPGYFGNSEVTPETMRFHIGANLDAACRLLVEQVKRGFCFVCPRDEQRTCAECEDRSQRISQDFLERLPGIRSLLATDVDAAFRGDPAAKTPGETIFCYPSIIALTHYRVAHALHHLGVSIIPRIITEMAHSRTGIDIHPGAHIDENFFIDHGTGVVIGETSVIGRGVRLYQGVTLGAKSFPKDEAGMLVKGQPRHPVVEDDVTIYSGATILGRVTIGRGAVIGGNVWLTRSVPAGARVMQPPGQREALVEGSGI; this is translated from the coding sequence ATGGCGAACCTGAACAACGGCAACGGCGCATACGGATCGGTCATCGAGCGCGTCACCGGGCAGTTGTGCGAGCCCGGCTCCTACGAGGGCGTGTACCACCGGCCCAAGCACGAGCAGCCCATGCCCTCGCTTGCGGCCCTGGAAGAGGTCATGGAGCGGCTGAAGGCCGTGCTCTTCCCCGGCTATTTCGGCAACTCCGAAGTCACGCCCGAGACCATGCGCTTCCACATCGGCGCGAACCTCGACGCCGCCTGCCGCCTGCTCGTGGAGCAGGTCAAGCGCGGCTTCTGCTTCGTCTGCCCGCGCGACGAGCAGCGCACCTGCGCCGAGTGCGAGGACCGCTCGCAGCGCATCTCCCAGGATTTCCTCGAACGCCTGCCCGGGATCAGGAGCCTCCTGGCCACGGATGTAGACGCGGCCTTTCGCGGCGACCCTGCCGCCAAGACGCCGGGCGAGACCATCTTCTGCTACCCCTCCATCATCGCCCTGACGCACTACCGCGTGGCCCACGCCCTGCACCACCTGGGCGTGTCCATCATTCCGCGCATCATCACGGAAATGGCCCACTCGCGCACCGGCATCGACATCCACCCCGGCGCGCATATCGACGAAAACTTCTTCATCGACCACGGCACCGGCGTGGTCATCGGCGAAACCTCGGTCATCGGCCGGGGCGTGCGCCTGTACCAGGGCGTCACGCTCGGGGCCAAAAGCTTCCCCAAGGACGAGGCGGGCATGCTGGTCAAGGGGCAGCCGCGCCACCCCGTGGTCGAGGACGACGTGACCATCTACTCCGGCGCGACCATTCTCGGCCGCGTGACCATCGGCCGGGGCGCGGTCATCGGCGGCAACGTCTGGCTCACCCGCTCTGTGCCCGCCGGGGCACGCGTCATGCAGCCGCCGGGGCAGCGCGAGGCGCTGGTGGAGGGCTCGGGGATATAG
- a CDS encoding NAD(P)/FAD-dependent oxidoreductase, which yields MRDTGTRHKVVILGAGFSGLWAARTLAGGPCDVLVADRNNYHTFLPLLYQVAAAELESEQIGYPVRGIFRRAENVSFAMGEATALDPAARTLIVDGREIAYDTLIVALGSVTNFFGVPGADTHAFRLKSLEQAIYLRNHIMGCFEKAVSSKDPAEQRRLLTFTVVGGGPTGVEYAGALAELIRGPLAKDFPALIAGQARVVLFEAMDGVLYGFPDPLRKEALLALRRKGVQVFLGAQVEEVTQQYVRLKDGSNFLTETVAWTAGVKAHPLPARLGLTCAPNGRVLTDETLRVKGMPDIMAVGDICQIDGRPPLPMVAPAAIQLGRHAGQNVLRALKGKKQKAFTYRDKGSMATIGRGAAVVRFAGRSFTGFTAWALWLFVHLMYLVGFRNRLLVMVNWAWDYFLFERAVRLILPREGLWNKSSLDPEALNGQAAPKTPPQAP from the coding sequence GTGCGCGACACCGGCACTCGCCACAAGGTGGTCATACTCGGAGCGGGTTTCAGCGGCCTTTGGGCAGCACGCACCCTTGCGGGCGGCCCCTGCGACGTGCTCGTGGCGGACCGCAACAATTACCACACCTTCCTGCCCCTGCTCTATCAGGTGGCCGCGGCCGAGCTCGAATCCGAACAGATCGGCTACCCCGTGCGCGGCATCTTCCGCCGCGCGGAAAACGTCTCCTTCGCCATGGGCGAGGCCACGGCCCTCGACCCCGCCGCCAGGACGCTCATCGTGGACGGCCGGGAGATCGCCTACGACACGCTCATCGTGGCCCTGGGCAGCGTGACCAACTTTTTCGGCGTGCCCGGAGCCGACACCCACGCCTTCCGTCTGAAGAGCCTGGAGCAGGCCATCTACCTGCGCAACCACATCATGGGCTGCTTCGAGAAGGCCGTCTCGTCCAAGGACCCGGCCGAGCAGCGCAGGCTTCTGACCTTCACCGTGGTCGGCGGCGGCCCCACGGGCGTGGAGTATGCCGGAGCCCTGGCCGAGCTGATCCGGGGGCCGCTGGCCAAGGATTTCCCGGCGCTCATCGCGGGCCAGGCGCGCGTGGTGCTCTTCGAGGCCATGGACGGCGTCCTGTACGGATTCCCGGACCCGTTGCGCAAGGAGGCGCTGCTCGCGCTGCGGCGCAAGGGTGTGCAGGTCTTTTTGGGCGCGCAGGTGGAGGAGGTGACGCAGCAGTACGTGCGGCTCAAGGACGGCAGCAACTTCCTGACCGAGACCGTGGCCTGGACCGCCGGGGTCAAGGCGCATCCGCTGCCCGCGCGGCTCGGGCTCACCTGCGCGCCAAACGGCAGGGTGCTCACGGACGAGACGCTACGCGTCAAGGGCATGCCCGACATCATGGCCGTGGGCGATATCTGCCAGATCGACGGCCGCCCGCCGCTGCCCATGGTGGCCCCGGCGGCCATCCAGCTAGGCCGCCACGCGGGGCAAAACGTGCTGCGGGCGCTCAAGGGCAAAAAGCAGAAGGCCTTCACCTATCGTGATAAGGGCAGCATGGCGACCATCGGCCGGGGCGCGGCCGTGGTGCGCTTCGCGGGCCGGTCGTTCACGGGTTTCACGGCCTGGGCGCTGTGGCTCTTCGTGCACCTGATGTATCTGGTGGGCTTTCGCAACAGGCTTTTGGTCATGGTCAACTGGGCCTGGGACTACTTCCTCTTCGAGCGCGCCGTGCGGCTGATCCTGCCGCGCGAGGGGCTGTGGAACAAGTCCAGCCTGGACCCGGAGGCCTTGAACGGCCAGGCCGCGCCCAAGACTCCGCCCCAAGCGCCGTAG